Proteins encoded together in one Caldicellulosiruptor saccharolyticus DSM 8903 window:
- a CDS encoding ABC transporter ATP-binding protein, with translation MTVLEIKNLVKRYGNVLALDNLSLTIKEGEVFGLLGPNGAGKTTFINCILGLTNIDRGEIYIFEKPLNKALKELKSQIGIVPQEISLYSNLTVYENLSFFGSLYNLSGKLLKERIEFALEFVQMQDSIKKQVKNLSGGMKRRINIAAALLNSPKLLIMDEPTVGIDIYSRKLILESVQKLAQSGITIIYTTHYIEEVDRICTSVAFINKGTIIEYGSKEFLLKKLSDTNIIRIKLSKILDEVLTKIKNLDGVESVAFTGDELTVSVEKSKNLIKEIVETLSQDGCEILSISYEKPTMEKLYFAVMGYTIDEKGEIVHESSS, from the coding sequence ATGACTGTGCTTGAAATCAAAAACCTTGTAAAAAGATATGGAAATGTTTTAGCACTTGACAACCTGTCACTGACAATCAAAGAAGGTGAAGTTTTCGGGCTTTTGGGACCAAATGGTGCAGGCAAAACTACATTTATAAATTGCATACTGGGACTTACTAACATCGACAGAGGCGAAATTTATATATTCGAAAAACCTTTAAACAAAGCTTTAAAAGAGTTAAAATCACAAATTGGAATTGTACCACAGGAAATTTCGCTCTACAGCAACCTAACTGTGTATGAAAACTTAAGCTTTTTTGGTTCGCTTTATAACCTCTCAGGGAAGCTTTTGAAAGAGAGAATAGAGTTTGCTTTAGAGTTTGTTCAGATGCAGGATAGCATCAAAAAACAGGTCAAAAACCTATCTGGCGGGATGAAAAGAAGAATAAACATTGCAGCAGCTCTTCTTAATAGCCCCAAACTTCTTATTATGGATGAGCCAACTGTTGGAATTGACATATACTCAAGAAAACTAATTTTAGAATCTGTGCAAAAACTTGCGCAAAGCGGCATTACAATAATCTATACAACCCACTACATTGAAGAGGTTGATAGAATTTGTACATCTGTTGCGTTCATAAATAAAGGAACAATCATCGAATATGGCTCAAAAGAATTTTTATTAAAAAAACTGTCAGATACAAATATTATCAGGATAAAATTGAGCAAGATTTTAGATGAGGTTCTGACAAAAATCAAAAACTTAGATGGAGTTGAAAGTGTAGCTTTTACTGGAGATGAACTTACAGTTTCTGTTGAAAAGTCAAAAAATCTTATAAAAGAGATTGTCGAAACTTTGTCTCAGGATGGATGTGAAATACTTTCCATATCTTATGAAAAGCCCACAATGGAAAAGCTCTACTTTGCAGTGATGGGCTATACCATAGATGAAAAAGGAGAGATTGTCCATGAGAGCAGCAGTTAA
- the hepT gene encoding type VII toxin-antitoxin system HepT family RNase toxin — protein MLEHQNKLSILKRVNFIYLEIEDLEQYKNSTFEEYRKDRFIRRNVERIIENIANAIIDILKIIIANSDVQVPDFYREMILKLSEFNIIDIALATSIAEVARLHNILAHQYLDIRWEYLKNFIDEK, from the coding sequence GTGCTTGAACATCAAAATAAGTTGAGTATATTGAAAAGAGTTAACTTTATTTACTTAGAAATTGAAGATTTGGAACAGTATAAAAACTCAACTTTTGAAGAATATAGGAAAGACAGGTTTATAAGGCGAAACGTTGAAAGAATAATTGAAAATATTGCAAATGCTATAATCGACATATTAAAAATTATTATTGCAAACTCAGATGTTCAAGTACCTGACTTTTACAGAGAAATGATATTAAAACTTTCTGAATTCAATATAATAGATATTGCTCTCGCTACATCTATCGCAGAAGTTGCAAGATTGCACAATATACTAGCTCACCAATATTTAGATATTCGATGGGAATATTTAAAAAATTTTATTGACGAAAAATAG
- a CDS encoding DUF554 domain-containing protein produces MIGLGTIVNAAAVIVGSILGLVLKFGIPERFKSTIMQAISLSVIFIGISGVLQGIFKVLNSGRIDRQYIMLMIFSLVIGGFVGEILKIEDFLDRLGEKIKKAVSKVIKSENSTFTEGFVTASLVFCVGAMAIVGSLEDGLNRNFSILFAKSILDGVTSIIFSATLGIGVMFSSVAVLIYQGSITLLAGLIKPFLTDTVVLQMSMVGSVLIFAIGLNMLGVSKIKVGNLLPAIFVPALWYVVNLLI; encoded by the coding sequence ATGATAGGTCTTGGGACTATTGTAAACGCTGCTGCTGTAATTGTAGGCTCGATTTTGGGGCTTGTGTTAAAGTTTGGAATCCCAGAAAGGTTCAAATCTACAATTATGCAGGCAATATCGCTATCTGTCATCTTCATCGGAATATCGGGGGTGCTTCAGGGCATATTCAAAGTTCTAAATAGCGGCAGAATTGACAGGCAGTACATAATGCTTATGATATTCTCACTTGTAATTGGCGGATTTGTAGGTGAAATATTGAAAATTGAAGATTTTTTGGACAGACTTGGTGAGAAAATAAAAAAGGCAGTATCGAAGGTGATAAAATCAGAAAATTCTACATTTACAGAGGGGTTTGTCACGGCAAGCCTTGTGTTCTGTGTTGGAGCCATGGCAATTGTAGGGTCTTTGGAAGATGGACTGAATCGCAATTTTTCTATTCTCTTTGCAAAGTCTATTTTAGACGGAGTAACATCCATAATATTTTCAGCAACACTTGGAATAGGCGTTATGTTTTCAAGCGTTGCAGTGCTTATATATCAAGGTAGCATAACTCTTTTAGCTGGCTTGATAAAACCATTTTTGACAGACACAGTTGTTTTGCAGATGTCAATGGTAGGCTCTGTTTTGATATTTGCAATAGGTCTTAATATGCTTGGAGTATCTAAAATCAAAGTGGGCAATCTTCTCCCTGCAATATTTGTGCCTGCCCTGTGGTATGTGGTTAACTTGCTAATTTGA
- a CDS encoding MarR family winged helix-turn-helix transcriptional regulator, which yields MNLSKKILGQIAENMLSIFPMITKNILKKDEFTEKYGLPPRFIHILHVVDSFGPMSISELARRLSISAPNMTPVLDKLISEGYIDRIKDESDRRISIIKTTEKGKWLLELHMQWVNQNLGKSLEKLSEDEIEELWYLLKRLKKLVVKMISTGQQKGDEEINV from the coding sequence GTGAATCTCTCTAAAAAAATTTTAGGTCAAATAGCTGAAAATATGTTATCTATATTTCCGATGATAACAAAAAACATTTTAAAAAAGGACGAATTTACTGAAAAGTATGGGCTCCCACCACGATTTATCCATATTTTGCATGTCGTAGATAGTTTTGGACCAATGAGTATATCTGAGCTTGCAAGAAGGCTTTCTATCTCTGCACCCAACATGACACCAGTTTTAGACAAACTTATTTCAGAAGGGTATATAGATAGGATAAAAGATGAATCAGACAGGAGAATTTCCATAATCAAAACGACAGAAAAAGGCAAATGGTTGCTTGAACTTCATATGCAATGGGTAAATCAAAACCTGGGAAAAAGTCTTGAAAAGCTTTCTGAGGACGAGATCGAGGAACTTTGGTATTTGCTAAAAAGGCTAAAAAAGCTTGTGGTGAAAATGATAAGTACAGGTCAGCAAAAGGGGGATGAAGAAATTAATGTTTAA
- a CDS encoding ABC transporter ATP-binding protein codes for MFKLFRYLRPYTWAVVLAPLFMLLEVVMDLMQPRFLERIIDVGLKNGDMAYIFRTGLLMILAALIGMVGGGGCVVFSSIASQNFAFDLRNDLFKKIMAFSFKNIDRFKPETLITRLTNDVMQMQNVVMMSLRIVVRAPLLFIGGLVMAVMINPKLSIILFIAIPFVILIFYFMVKKSFPLFSTLQKKIDRVNAVMRENLLGARLVKAFVRHEHEKSRFLKANQDLLNISFQAFGLIVITMPLFVFVMNMSMVGVVWFGAVQIKAANMQVGELMAFINYTLQILFSLMMIGNIFLFITRASASAERINEVLNCEIDIKNKDGAITTPIKEGKVEFRNVTFYYNEEEKSPAIDGISFVAKPGEVVGIIGTTGSGKSTLVSLIPRLYDATEGEVLIDGINVKDYDVTVLRKNISMVLQDTVLFTGTIKDNIAWGNEDASMEEIIEAAKVAQAHDFIMSFEKGYDTEVSERGVNLSGGQKQRISIARAILKKPKILILDDCTSAVDMATEKRIQAALKEYIKGTTTFIIAQRISSIKHADKILVMDGGRIVAQGTHEELLKSCPIYQEIYQTQMGEGEKEIA; via the coding sequence ATGTTTAAGCTTTTTAGATATTTAAGACCCTATACATGGGCAGTGGTATTGGCTCCGCTTTTTATGCTTTTAGAGGTTGTGATGGACCTCATGCAGCCAAGGTTTTTGGAGAGAATAATAGATGTTGGACTCAAAAACGGGGATATGGCATACATTTTCAGAACCGGGCTTTTGATGATTTTGGCAGCGTTAATAGGAATGGTTGGCGGTGGCGGATGTGTTGTGTTTTCAAGCATTGCAAGCCAAAACTTTGCATTTGATTTAAGAAATGACCTGTTCAAGAAGATAATGGCATTTTCGTTCAAAAACATTGACAGGTTCAAACCAGAAACTCTTATCACAAGGCTTACAAACGATGTCATGCAAATGCAAAATGTTGTCATGATGTCTTTGAGAATTGTTGTAAGAGCTCCACTTCTTTTCATTGGCGGGCTTGTGATGGCAGTTATGATAAATCCAAAGCTTTCCATCATTTTATTTATTGCAATTCCCTTTGTAATTTTAATATTTTACTTTATGGTCAAAAAGAGTTTTCCACTGTTTTCAACTCTTCAAAAGAAAATAGATAGGGTCAATGCAGTTATGCGTGAGAATTTACTAGGAGCTCGACTTGTAAAGGCATTTGTCAGGCATGAACATGAAAAGTCAAGGTTTTTAAAGGCAAATCAAGACCTTTTGAATATATCATTCCAAGCCTTTGGACTGATTGTAATTACAATGCCACTTTTTGTGTTTGTAATGAACATGAGTATGGTAGGGGTTGTATGGTTTGGGGCAGTTCAGATAAAAGCAGCCAATATGCAGGTTGGTGAGCTTATGGCATTTATAAACTACACATTGCAAATTCTATTTTCGTTGATGATGATAGGCAATATCTTTTTGTTCATTACAAGGGCCAGTGCGTCTGCTGAGAGAATAAATGAGGTTTTGAATTGTGAGATTGACATCAAGAACAAAGATGGGGCGATTACAACTCCTATAAAAGAAGGAAAGGTAGAATTTAGAAATGTCACATTTTATTACAATGAAGAAGAAAAAAGCCCTGCTATTGATGGAATCTCTTTTGTTGCAAAGCCAGGTGAAGTTGTTGGGATAATAGGTACAACAGGTTCAGGAAAATCAACTTTAGTAAGTCTTATCCCAAGACTTTACGATGCTACAGAAGGCGAGGTTTTGATTGACGGAATAAATGTTAAAGACTATGATGTGACCGTTTTGAGAAAGAATATCAGCATGGTATTGCAGGATACTGTACTTTTCACAGGGACTATAAAAGATAACATTGCATGGGGAAATGAAGATGCATCAATGGAAGAGATAATAGAGGCAGCAAAAGTTGCCCAGGCTCATGACTTTATAATGAGTTTTGAAAAGGGTTATGACACAGAGGTATCTGAGCGAGGTGTGAATCTCTCCGGTGGACAAAAACAGAGAATCTCTATTGCGAGGGCTATCTTAAAAAAGCCAAAGATACTCATTTTAGATGACTGCACATCAGCTGTTGACATGGCGACAGAAAAAAGAATCCAAGCAGCCTTGAAAGAATATATCAAAGGGACCACTACATTTATAATTGCTCAGAGAATCTCTTCTATAAAACATGCAGACAAAATTTTGGTGATGGATGGTGGAAGGATTGTAGCCCAGGGTACACATGAAGAACTTCTAAAGAGCTGCCCAATTTATCAGGAGATTTACCAGACTCAAATGGGAGAGGGGGAAAAAGAAATTGCCTGA
- a CDS encoding ABC transporter ATP-binding protein, with the protein MPEERKGSASSFQPPAFAPGPGPGRHPAHRFTSKSAKPKDLKYTLRRLWGYFSSYKIALLGVFLLITISSFISIVSPLLVQKAIDRYIIPRKFTGLVNIIFAMIVLYILNSLFAYFQGYSMMKISQKVVFNMRNDMFSKLQRLPIKIFDTRAHGDLMSRLTNDIDVVNNTINASVTSIFSSVITLVGSVIVMLTISPILTVCTLLVVPLMFVLTNWIANYTKEYFSQNQKLLGKLNGVIEEDITGQKVIKVFTREEKEINKFIDINRQLTSVGIKAQILSGVIPPLMNMLNNFAFIIVAAVGGYLALKSAVSVGSIASFVQYARQFVRPLNELANQFNQLQSAFAAAERVFEIMDEEEEKEDEKDAIELTNIKGEVEFRNVWFSYKEGEPVLKDVSFHAKPGQMIALVGPTGAGKTTIVNLLTRFYDIDRGEILIDGINIRKIKRESLRKSLGIVLQDTYLFSEPVMENIRYGKLTAKDDEVIKAAKIANAHEFIKHLPHGYKTVLTDGGADLSQGQRQLLALARTILSDPAILILDEATSNIDTRTEKHVEEAMLKLMQGRTSFVIAHRLSTIRNADLILVINNGQVVEQGTHEELLQKRGFYYNLYMSQFAVV; encoded by the coding sequence TTGCCTGAAGAAAGAAAAGGGTCTGCATCTTCTTTTCAGCCGCCTGCCTTTGCGCCCGGGCCTGGCCCTGGAAGACATCCTGCCCACAGGTTTACAAGCAAAAGTGCCAAGCCAAAGGATTTAAAATATACACTCAGAAGGCTATGGGGTTATTTTAGCAGTTATAAAATTGCTCTTTTGGGTGTGTTTTTGCTAATAACAATTAGCTCGTTTATCTCAATAGTTTCGCCGCTTTTAGTACAAAAAGCCATAGATAGGTATATAATCCCCAGAAAATTTACAGGGCTTGTAAATATAATCTTTGCAATGATTGTTTTATATATTTTAAACTCGCTCTTTGCATATTTTCAAGGCTATAGCATGATGAAAATTTCACAGAAAGTTGTTTTCAATATGCGAAATGATATGTTTTCAAAGCTTCAAAGACTTCCTATAAAAATCTTTGACACACGCGCTCATGGTGATTTGATGAGCAGGCTTACAAACGATATAGATGTTGTCAACAACACCATCAATGCAAGTGTCACTTCCATTTTCTCAAGCGTAATTACACTTGTGGGCTCTGTCATTGTTATGTTGACAATAAGCCCCATTTTAACAGTTTGTACTCTGCTTGTTGTGCCTCTTATGTTCGTTTTAACAAACTGGATTGCTAATTACACAAAAGAGTACTTTTCACAAAACCAAAAACTACTTGGAAAACTCAATGGGGTTATTGAAGAGGACATCACAGGCCAAAAAGTGATAAAGGTGTTCACAAGAGAGGAAAAGGAGATAAACAAGTTTATTGATATAAACAGGCAGCTGACATCGGTTGGAATAAAAGCTCAGATTCTATCTGGGGTAATTCCACCGCTTATGAATATGCTCAACAACTTTGCTTTTATAATTGTTGCAGCAGTAGGTGGGTATTTAGCGCTAAAAAGTGCTGTTTCAGTAGGCAGTATTGCAAGCTTTGTCCAGTATGCAAGACAGTTTGTACGTCCTTTAAATGAGCTTGCGAACCAGTTCAACCAGCTTCAATCTGCCTTTGCTGCAGCAGAAAGAGTATTTGAAATAATGGATGAGGAAGAAGAAAAAGAAGATGAAAAAGATGCAATTGAGCTTACAAATATCAAGGGTGAGGTTGAATTTAGGAACGTGTGGTTTTCTTACAAAGAAGGTGAACCTGTTTTAAAAGATGTAAGCTTTCATGCAAAACCGGGGCAGATGATAGCCTTGGTAGGTCCAACTGGTGCTGGCAAAACTACAATTGTCAATTTGCTTACAAGGTTTTATGATATTGACAGAGGTGAGATTCTCATTGATGGGATTAATATAAGGAAGATAAAAAGAGAGTCTTTGAGAAAAAGCCTTGGGATTGTGCTTCAGGACACATACCTTTTCTCTGAGCCTGTTATGGAAAATATTCGTTATGGAAAGCTCACAGCAAAAGACGACGAAGTTATAAAAGCAGCTAAAATTGCAAATGCTCATGAGTTTATAAAACATCTGCCACACGGCTACAAAACAGTGCTAACAGATGGCGGGGCAGACCTTAGCCAAGGACAGAGACAGCTTTTGGCTTTAGCCCGGACAATCTTATCTGACCCTGCAATACTCATCTTAGATGAGGCGACAAGCAATATCGACACAAGGACAGAAAAGCATGTAGAAGAGGCAATGCTAAAGCTCATGCAAGGTCGAACAAGCTTTGTCATCGCTCACAGACTCTCTACTATCAGAAATGCTGATTTGATTTTGGTTATAAACAATGGTCAAGTTGTTGAACAGGGAACGCATGAAGAGCTTTTGCAAAAGAGAGGATTTTATTATAACCTTTATATGAGTCAGTTTGCGGTGGTGTAG
- a CDS encoding uberolysin/carnocyclin family circular bacteriocin, whose protein sequence is MLFVAATLGIPETLATTIVNIILTGSTIVSIILALTSILTAGVSAVILAGGWTAFINLVKSKVAQLGLRGAILW, encoded by the coding sequence ATGCTATTTGTAGCTGCAACATTAGGAATTCCTGAAACTCTTGCTACAACTATCGTAAATATTATACTTACTGGATCCACAATAGTTTCAATTATATTAGCTTTAACATCTATTCTTACAGCTGGGGTTAGTGCTGTTATCTTGGCAGGTGGCTGGACAGCTTTTATTAACCTAGTTAAAAGTAAGGTCGCACAACTTGGGTTGAGGGGAGCTATATTATGGTAA
- a CDS encoding stage II sporulation protein M: protein MQKKEKLRIVIIKTIKEIKPLFLIALMFFGLSLSVGILIGYNKDIEINLTKLTFLDIFKNNILTCSKALLFGIISFGIGTTFYVIYNGITLGYILASVYNSYGWLPIIRYILPHAIFEITGFLLFSSLGYYPLKVVYVISKNSTNQQRHSYIYLRGVLFLIFLATVLVACAAIIESLVSYYA from the coding sequence ATGCAAAAAAAAGAAAAATTAAGGATAGTTATAATAAAGACTATTAAAGAGATTAAACCCTTATTTTTAATTGCACTTATGTTTTTTGGACTTTCTTTAAGTGTAGGGATTCTTATAGGCTATAATAAAGATATTGAAATAAATTTAACTAAATTGACGTTTTTAGATATATTTAAAAATAATATATTAACTTGCTCAAAGGCTTTACTTTTTGGTATTATATCATTTGGGATAGGGACAACGTTTTACGTTATATATAATGGAATTACTTTGGGCTATATTCTTGCAAGTGTTTATAATAGTTATGGATGGCTACCAATTATTAGATACATATTGCCACATGCTATATTTGAGATTACCGGGTTTTTACTTTTTTCGTCGTTAGGTTATTATCCTTTGAAAGTTGTTTATGTAATTTCAAAAAATTCAACGAATCAACAAAGACACTCATACATATATTTAAGAGGAGTTCTTTTTTTAATTTTTTTGGCAACTGTTCTTGTAGCTTGTGCCGCAATTATCGAATCTCTTGTATCTTATTACGCATGA
- a CDS encoding ATP-binding cassette domain-containing protein: MAYLQIENLRYSYDGNKYILRNFNLSINKNEVIKIIGPNGSGKTTFLKILMGIIDDENLVYAAYLNGKQVKFSDIKFKFSYVPDRIYLLENLSGFKNIKFFSYIFNENEYTKKVYEFCNLLNMDMYLKQPILEYSAGMKQKLFIAMMLAKNAELYLMDEPFNSLDKESKVALANIICEMKKQDKSFLIVSHSDNDKLMYDKIIDFGFLQKAN; this comes from the coding sequence ATGGCTTATCTACAAATAGAAAATCTCAGATACAGCTATGATGGGAATAAGTATATATTAAGAAATTTTAATTTGTCTATTAATAAGAATGAAGTAATAAAAATTATAGGACCGAATGGAAGTGGCAAGACTACATTTCTTAAAATTTTAATGGGAATAATTGATGATGAAAATCTGGTTTACGCAGCCTATTTGAATGGTAAACAAGTAAAATTTTCCGATATAAAATTTAAATTTTCATATGTTCCTGACAGAATATATTTACTCGAAAATCTTTCTGGCTTTAAAAATATAAAGTTTTTTTCATATATTTTCAATGAAAACGAGTACACGAAAAAAGTGTATGAATTTTGCAATTTATTAAATATGGATATGTATCTAAAACAACCTATTTTAGAATATTCAGCAGGAATGAAACAAAAATTGTTTATAGCTATGATGCTGGCTAAAAATGCCGAGTTGTATCTTATGGATGAGCCATTTAATAGTTTAGATAAAGAAAGTAAAGTAGCTTTGGCAAATATTATTTGTGAAATGAAAAAACAGGATAAATCATTTTTAATTGTTTCGCATTCAGATAATGATAAGTTAATGTATGATAAAATTATTGACTTTGGTTTTTTACAAAAGGCTAATTAA
- a CDS encoding Yip1 family protein: MEYLKPSNLLNLVISPTKVFQKVKEKPDFLILIFFIPIIAALTTLFLPKISDEAMLEYVKKITEDPQVQEATLKTLKFTKSPIYLAGTTFLHTIISFFIASFVLLIIVRLAGGEIDYKRALTIVAVANLVMIPYYIFYVIYARVVNLNILDIQMNFKYFIRTYLHVFAIWRYVLIGIGVFAACELNTAKSIIVSIVYSAVTLIMPIVSMFTQNFMKFGGR; encoded by the coding sequence ATGGAATACTTGAAGCCATCAAATCTTCTGAATCTTGTTATTTCACCAACAAAAGTATTTCAGAAAGTCAAAGAAAAGCCAGACTTTTTGATTTTAATATTTTTTATACCGATAATAGCAGCACTTACTACGTTGTTTTTGCCCAAAATCTCAGATGAAGCTATGTTAGAGTATGTAAAAAAAATCACTGAAGATCCGCAAGTACAAGAAGCTACTTTGAAAACCTTAAAATTTACAAAATCACCTATTTATTTAGCAGGAACAACATTTTTACATACCATTATTTCATTTTTTATTGCTTCTTTTGTCTTGCTCATAATTGTAAGGCTTGCAGGTGGTGAGATTGATTACAAAAGAGCACTTACAATTGTGGCAGTTGCAAATCTTGTAATGATTCCATATTACATCTTCTATGTGATATATGCCAGGGTCGTAAATTTGAACATTTTGGACATTCAAATGAATTTTAAGTATTTTATAAGAACATACCTGCATGTGTTTGCTATATGGCGATATGTACTAATTGGGATTGGGGTGTTTGCTGCCTGTGAACTTAACACAGCAAAAAGTATTATTGTTAGTATTGTCTATAGTGCAGTCACACTCATAATGCCGATTGTTTCAATGTTTACACAAAACTTTATGAAGTTTGGTGGCAGATAA
- a CDS encoding efflux RND transporter periplasmic adaptor subunit, with amino-acid sequence MQNTTKGLKNWQKAVIIVLLILVGFILTLVLTMPSGSKKDASSKPRTAKVQKISLKQTLLVSGIVQSSSTRNVISKVNGTLERVFVKNGQYVKKGDLIAKIDDSQAVFKIEALKRQLLDLELQRENFRRELQNFTLKSPQDGFVQNLTTSEGMLVSQGMQIMTIVDDSKMKLNVQFPAWCYGKVKRGQKAEVVVVDLMDKVDGVIEGLGSRIYKNQDGTMVFDAKVVVSNKNGSLTEGMRASVSLKLLNGEKVISLSEGILEVFSKKSIVSPVSGRIEKVFVENGQKVKTGSLLLKFSTDEVEMQIKQLDLKIEDIKSQIKAAEDDLKNYEVLAPIDGKIADLNLQDGDVMTVGQMICSVYDPKHLAISAQVEELDILKIKPGQKVNIKLDAVGSTRNRPLEGYVAEISEKAQLDSNGSVSKFVVKIEFENNSNIKIGMHAEAEIILKSKEDALVVPVEAVHKEDGKYYVYVYTQQKAKTSGKNKEQKTSQKTDEYGLDNSYYKDAEKRQVKLGMTTDKYVEILEGLIEGEEVVLPKFDSEKQGQSLFY; translated from the coding sequence ATGCAAAACACTACAAAAGGTCTAAAAAACTGGCAAAAAGCTGTAATTATTGTGTTACTTATATTAGTGGGATTTATATTAACACTTGTTTTAACTATGCCATCTGGGAGCAAAAAGGATGCTTCATCTAAGCCAAGGACTGCAAAGGTACAAAAGATTTCTTTAAAGCAAACACTTTTGGTATCTGGCATTGTGCAAAGCAGCAGCACAAGGAATGTCATCTCGAAGGTAAATGGCACTTTAGAAAGAGTTTTTGTCAAAAACGGGCAGTATGTCAAAAAAGGAGATTTAATCGCTAAGATAGATGACAGCCAGGCAGTTTTTAAGATAGAGGCTTTGAAAAGACAGCTTCTTGATCTTGAACTTCAAAGAGAAAATTTTCGAAGAGAGCTTCAAAACTTTACTTTAAAATCTCCCCAGGACGGGTTTGTGCAAAATCTTACAACAAGTGAAGGTATGCTTGTTAGTCAAGGAATGCAGATAATGACTATTGTTGATGACTCGAAGATGAAGCTAAATGTCCAGTTTCCTGCCTGGTGCTATGGAAAGGTAAAAAGAGGACAGAAGGCAGAGGTTGTAGTGGTTGATCTTATGGACAAGGTCGATGGTGTTATTGAAGGCTTGGGAAGCAGGATTTACAAAAACCAGGATGGTACGATGGTGTTTGATGCGAAGGTAGTAGTTTCAAACAAAAATGGTAGCTTGACTGAGGGTATGAGGGCAAGTGTAAGTTTAAAACTTTTAAACGGTGAAAAAGTAATATCACTTAGCGAAGGCATTTTAGAGGTATTTTCAAAAAAGAGCATTGTAAGCCCTGTTTCTGGCAGAATTGAAAAGGTTTTTGTTGAAAATGGGCAGAAGGTAAAAACAGGTAGCTTGCTTTTGAAGTTTTCAACCGACGAGGTTGAAATGCAAATAAAGCAGCTTGATTTGAAGATAGAGGATATAAAATCCCAGATAAAAGCAGCCGAAGATGATTTGAAAAACTATGAGGTTTTAGCTCCAATTGACGGCAAAATAGCTGATTTGAATCTCCAGGATGGTGACGTGATGACTGTTGGGCAGATGATATGTTCTGTATATGACCCGAAACACCTTGCGATAAGTGCTCAGGTGGAAGAACTTGACATTTTAAAGATAAAGCCAGGGCAGAAGGTTAACATAAAGCTTGATGCAGTAGGAAGTACAAGAAATAGGCCTTTAGAAGGGTATGTTGCAGAGATTTCTGAAAAGGCACAATTGGATAGCAATGGTAGCGTCTCAAAGTTTGTTGTTAAGATAGAATTTGAAAATAACAGTAATATAAAGATTGGGATGCACGCAGAAGCAGAGATTATCTTAAAGTCCAAAGAAGATGCGCTTGTTGTACCAGTTGAAGCAGTTCACAAAGAAGATGGAAAATATTATGTGTATGTTTACACACAACAAAAGGCTAAAACTTCTGGGAAAAACAAAGAACAAAAAACCAGCCAGAAAACAGACGAATACGGACTTGACAACTCTTACTATAAAGATGCAGAAAAAAGGCAGGTCAAACTTGGTATGACAACAGATAAATATGTTGAAATCTTGGAAGGACTTATCGAGGGCGAAGAAGTGGTGCTACCAAAATTTGATAGTGAAAAACAGGGTCAAAGTCTTTTCTACTAA